Genomic window (Fibrobacter sp. UWH6):
AAAGAAACGACAAGTATAGAAAAAGAAGTGGTAAAAACTTTGGAAAGGTTGAGGGGAATCCTGTTGTAATAGCAAAGACCAATGATTTGTCAAAAAACAAGAAAAAGAGAACTGAGTCCAAAGGCACTCGCAAAAGGAATCGGGAGAAATCGAAGGACATAAAAAAATAATCACAAGTTGGAGCGACGCTTCGATTTATCTGAGAGCTTTTTATCGATCCACAACCCAGCTTCCGAGATTGTTGTACACTACGATTCGCCCCCCGTTTCAGTTCCTTGCATTGCAGGGGGCGGGATGCTCTTGAAGTATTCTTTTTGTTTTGACTTTGTTGACACGGCTTTTAAATTGTTATATCTTAGATGTCATGGCCGTTAAATGCATGTCACATGACTTGGATTACCGAAAGACGCACCTTGCTGTTGCTGCTATTGAAAATGCAGCGTTAAAGCTTGGTGTTGATTCTGCAGATTTGTTTGCTCGTCTGCAGAAGTACGGAATCGTGAAAGACGGCCTGTTTTCATTTTATGAGGAACTGCATACGCAGAGCCTTGATTGGGTCTCCGACTTTATTATTGAATCCTTGCAAAACCGGGAGGCCAGGGAAGTATGATTCTGTTTCACGGATCCGATAAAGTTGTAGAAAAGCCTGAGACAAATTTTGGACGCAAAAAGGTGGATTTCGGCCAGGGATTCTATCTTACAAGTTTGCATGAACAGGCCGTAAAGTGGGCGAAGATTATTGCTTTTAAAAAGGGCTTGGGCAAGGCCTATGTCAGCGAATATACTCTTGATGACAGTCTTCTGGATTCGCTTGGCCTGCGCTATAAGAAATTCCTTGCCTACGATATGGAATGGCTTGATTATGTGATTGATTGCCGCAATGGTGGCAGTTTGCAAAATCAATACGATGTTGTCGAAGGCGGGGTTGCTAACGACAACGTTATTGACACTGTCGAGAACTACGAGAATGGGATAATAACTGCTGAACAAGCCCTCGGCCAGTT
Coding sequences:
- a CDS encoding DUF3791 domain-containing protein, with amino-acid sequence MAVKCMSHDLDYRKTHLAVAAIENAALKLGVDSADLFARLQKYGIVKDGLFSFYEELHTQSLDWVSDFIIESLQNREAREV
- a CDS encoding DUF3990 domain-containing protein, whose protein sequence is MILFHGSDKVVEKPETNFGRKKVDFGQGFYLTSLHEQAVKWAKIIAFKKGLGKAYVSEYTLDDSLLDSLGLRYKKFLAYDMEWLDYVIDCRNGGSLQNQYDVVEGGVANDNVIDTVENYENGIITAEQALGQLQYKKVNHQICIRSQEVLDRMLQFVRWEEV